A part of Dehalogenimonas sp. W genomic DNA contains:
- a CDS encoding DUF4342 domain-containing protein — protein sequence MATEKFTVSGDKVLSRIKELIREGNIRRVRLIHDGRTIIDIPLSVGAPVAAVGILAAPVLAAIGAFAALVTECTIEVEKMDDSGSRGSGAELPE from the coding sequence ATGGCAACTGAGAAATTTACCGTATCCGGTGACAAAGTCTTATCCAGAATCAAGGAACTGATTCGGGAGGGCAACATCCGGCGGGTGAGACTAATCCATGACGGGCGTACCATTATAGACATCCCGCTATCGGTAGGCGCTCCGGTAGCGGCGGTCGGTATTCTGGCAGCCCCGGTACTGGCCGCAATCGGTGCTTTTGCCGCGCTGGTGACTGAATGTACCATTGAAGTGGAAAAAATGGATGATTCAGGTTCTCGCGGCAGCGGAGCAGAGTTACCGGAATAG
- a CDS encoding reductive dehalogenase, producing the protein MSNFHSTVSRRDFMKALGFAGAGLGVTSLVAPKFNDLDEMIQAGSFNRPWWVKTVDKTTNEVDWTQYKRFREGDTMRGSAGTYMPTYISVDDQKARQDKKKEVEYNYNSQSKAGYTLADKAFTDNVNRGSVSNTFIGPNTSTPESLGIPRWNGTPEENAALLRTAMRFFGSMSVGFTQMDPATTFKLTYSWGPNNRQQLVWEDVDAPYETTDKQVHPNDCMNVITQSNMESQDLFKYNPTWLMAQIRYGRAANIQERTQGFVRTLGYWCLAKGHNDTGNACGFGGVSGLGEMGRMNRMITPEYGPTVGIFRYYTNMPLPNDKPIDAGMRRFCYTCKLCADHCGEGALSHETNPTWDTVGPWNNPGHEAWFEDSRKCRAWKMDADSCVAGRCLGVCTFTKYTDAIVHETVKAVSSTTSVFNGFFRQMDELMGYGLRDPNEFWTTAQPIGGLRSDVAQKYH; encoded by the coding sequence ATGTCCAATTTTCACAGTACCGTTTCCCGTCGGGATTTCATGAAAGCCCTCGGCTTCGCCGGGGCCGGCCTTGGCGTCACTTCCCTTGTCGCCCCCAAATTCAATGACCTTGATGAAATGATTCAGGCCGGCTCTTTCAACCGCCCCTGGTGGGTCAAAACCGTTGACAAGACTACCAACGAAGTCGACTGGACCCAGTACAAACGCTTCCGTGAAGGCGACACCATGCGCGGCAGCGCCGGTACCTATATGCCTACTTACATCTCGGTGGATGATCAGAAGGCCCGTCAGGACAAAAAAAAGGAGGTTGAATATAACTACAATTCTCAGAGCAAGGCCGGTTATACATTAGCTGATAAAGCTTTTACTGATAACGTTAACCGCGGTTCCGTTTCCAATACATTCATCGGTCCCAATACCTCTACCCCCGAATCGCTGGGCATTCCCCGCTGGAACGGCACCCCCGAAGAAAACGCCGCCCTCCTGCGTACCGCCATGCGCTTCTTCGGTTCCATGAGCGTCGGCTTCACCCAGATGGACCCGGCTACTACCTTCAAACTTACCTATTCCTGGGGCCCCAACAACCGCCAGCAACTCGTCTGGGAAGATGTTGACGCCCCCTATGAAACCACTGACAAGCAGGTCCACCCCAATGACTGCATGAACGTCATCACCCAATCCAACATGGAATCCCAGGACCTCTTCAAATACAATCCCACCTGGCTGATGGCCCAGATCCGCTACGGCCGCGCCGCCAATATCCAGGAGCGCACTCAGGGCTTCGTCCGCACCCTCGGCTACTGGTGTCTCGCCAAAGGTCACAACGATACCGGCAATGCCTGCGGCTTCGGCGGTGTTTCCGGCCTCGGCGAGATGGGCCGCATGAACCGGATGATTACCCCCGAATACGGTCCCACTGTCGGCATCTTCCGCTACTACACCAACATGCCCCTGCCCAACGACAAGCCCATTGACGCCGGCATGCGCCGCTTCTGCTACACCTGCAAACTCTGCGCCGACCACTGCGGCGAGGGTGCCCTGTCCCACGAAACCAATCCCACCTGGGACACCGTCGGCCCCTGGAACAACCCCGGCCACGAGGCCTGGTTTGAAGATTCCCGCAAGTGCCGCGCCTGGAAGATGGATGCCGACTCCTGCGTTGCCGGCCGCTGCCTCGGTGTCTGCACCTTCACCAAATACACCGACGCCATCGTCCACGAGACCGTCAAGGCTGTTTCTTCCACCACCTCCGTCTTCAACGGCTTCTTCCGCCAGATGGACGAACTCATGGGCTACGGCCTGCGCGACCCCAACGAGTTTTGGACTACCGCTCAGCCCATCGGCGGCCTCCGCTCCGATGTCGCTCAGAAATATCACTAA